The Phyllobacterium zundukense DNA segment AGTGACGAAGGTGGTGCAACCTATCGAACGCTCACAACCACCGATGGCGGCACAATCAAGGAGAAACTCGTCGAGCAAACGGGTACCAGCTACACCTATGACATCATCAACTCTCCGCTTCCCGTCGAGAACTATCGCGCCACGATCAGCGTCTCGGCAGATGGAGATGGGACCAGGGTGGACTGGAAAAGCAGCTTTGACGCAAAGGGCAAATCGGATAGCGAGGCCAAGGACGTCATCAGCGGCATTTACAAAGCCGGTCTCGACAAGATCGCCGAAATGAGCGGAAACTGATCCGTAGGGCCGGCAACGCGGGGAAGGATTGATCCCGTGCAAAAGAGCCCGGAGCAGTGCCGGGCTCTTGGGACCGATTGTCGGCCACCGGGCTTGTGATGGGACATCGAGCTTCCCGTCATTTGGTTTCCCACGTCATCTTAGGCCAAAAGCGTAATGTCCGCTCTATGGCCATTAGCGGCCGGTGCTCCTGCTTTCCACGACCGTCTGGCAATCGATTAGGCCCGGAATTTTCCGATGCTAATGATCGCCGATCTATCGGGACTTTTACCTAACTTGCGTGGGGGGAACGTTCGAAACGAGCCTTCGCTACCGAACAAAGCGCACAAGCCCGCGTTGGGCTTGTGCGCCTGTAGCGCGCCCGTGTGCAGCTGTAGCGCGCCGCGATCTTGGTTTTTTGCCACCCGATTTTAGAACAACGCATTTTTCAAAACTCGTAAATTTTGATACGTCTCAAAAGCCTGCGTATAGGCTGATGCAGAAATCGGGTGAATTTTGCGAGAGTTGTCTGGACGAATAAACCTACTATAGTCGCCGTTCCACGAACAAGAGAGGTTGAATGTGACCGAGTTACCAAGCACCACAGTGGAAATCATGCGGCCCTTCATCCCCGCCCGCAATTTCACTTTGAGCCAAGAATTCTACGAGGCGCTTGGGTTCAATGTGACCGTTGTCGCACCGAGAATTGCCACCGTGGTGGCCTCGGACGGCAAATCGGGATTTCTCCTCCAAAACTTCTACCAGAAGGACTTGGCCGAAAACTTGATGATGCAGATCATCGTGCCGGACGTTGATGCGTGGTGGGCACATATCCAATCGCTATCATTACCCGAGCGCTTCGGCGTCAACGCCCCGAAATCTCCGGTCGCCGAAGCATGGGGCATGCGTGTGGCCTATGTGTGGGACCCCTCAGGAGTGCTCTGGCACATTGCCTCAAAGGCATGACGCTAGGCATGCGGTTGTCATATCTATGCGATGAATTTTCCGATGCTTATGATTTCCTGCTGATCGCGGTTTCGAACATGCGCCCTTGCAGAAATCTCGAACCATGACCGATATCGATTGCGACTGGCTTTCCTCAATGTATGGGCGTCACTTTGCCGATCTGCATTTGGTCGTACCCGGCGTGAACCGCACTTATCGCCTCCATGATGAGATGGGTGTATCCTATCTGCGGCTCTATCGCGAGTTCGGAAGGCCACGTCCGCAAATCGCTGCTGAACTAGACCTGCTGGAGGTGTTTCCAGAGCAGCCGGAAGTCGAAATCTCCCGACCAATTCGAACGCGAGACGGAGCACTTTTGATCGATTTGACTTTCGAAGATCGCCATCGCCAAGCATGCCTTTTCCGAGCCATTGAGGGAAAGGACATCGACATCACGCCCGATGGCATAAAACATTTTGGGCAAGCGCTAGCGTCGCTGCATGTGGCCATGCCTACGAAAATCGATGGGGCGGTTCGCCGCCTCGACCCAAGCGCAATTGGGAAAGACACCCTGGAGGCGATCAAAGCAATTTCAGGAAGTTCGGGTGTCTCGGAAGAAATCGAACACGAATTTCTTACAGCGTTTGAAAAACTTCAGACACGGTTCCTTCCTCAAGGCTTGTGTCATGGCGATGCGTGGACTGGCAATGCTCGCGTCAATGATGGCAAAGTCGGTTTCTTCGACTTCGACGATTTTGGACAGGGAGCGTTGGTTCTCGACCTCGGTACGGCCGCATGGCATCTCCACGGCGAAAACAGCTCGCAGCGTGATCACCTGATCGATGCATTAGTTTCCGGATATGAAAAAGTCAGACCTCTGTCAGATGCCGAGCGAGAAAGCCTCCCTCTTTTCGTCCAGTTTGCAGAAGTTCGTTCGTTACGGTTTCTTGCCAAGCATTGCCTTCTCGGCGAAGAAATGTGGAGTGAAGTTTTCCGACGAGCAATGAAGACGTTCCGCTGTTAGGGGGGCCGCTTTGGGCCAATACGGTCAGTGCTCCCTCGTCGCCCCCTAGCAACCTTATTAAGCGCGGAATTTGCCGATGCTGATTAATCCGCATTCATCGCGAATTCGCATCTTCCTAGTTGGGGGGGAACGTTCGAAACGAGCCTTCGCTACCATCGCCACGGCCCCCACGGGGTCGTTGTTATTCAAAGGTTTTCCATCCGCTTGCAGGAATGGGCTTAAATAGCTGTAGCGCGACGCTCGGTTTTGATTTTTTGCCATCCGATTTTAGAACAGCACATTTTGTAAAACTGGTATTTTGAAAGAGCTTCGAACTCTTTTCAAAGTCGCCTCAAATTGAATTCCCGTGCTAGCGATGAACTGATGCTTGATACCTGGCGCGATATTACCGCATTGG contains these protein-coding regions:
- a CDS encoding SRPBCC family protein; this encodes MTTRTLRTLASAIAAMGVLVGSAAALEVASSATVAGKPDAVWQKIGDFCAIQTWHPAVSKCAQSDEGGATYRTLTTTDGGTIKEKLVEQTGTSYTYDIINSPLPVENYRATISVSADGDGTRVDWKSSFDAKGKSDSEAKDVISGIYKAGLDKIAEMSGN
- a CDS encoding glyoxalase, with translation MTELPSTTVEIMRPFIPARNFTLSQEFYEALGFNVTVVAPRIATVVASDGKSGFLLQNFYQKDLAENLMMQIIVPDVDAWWAHIQSLSLPERFGVNAPKSPVAEAWGMRVAYVWDPSGVLWHIASKA
- a CDS encoding phosphotransferase, which encodes MTDIDCDWLSSMYGRHFADLHLVVPGVNRTYRLHDEMGVSYLRLYREFGRPRPQIAAELDLLEVFPEQPEVEISRPIRTRDGALLIDLTFEDRHRQACLFRAIEGKDIDITPDGIKHFGQALASLHVAMPTKIDGAVRRLDPSAIGKDTLEAIKAISGSSGVSEEIEHEFLTAFEKLQTRFLPQGLCHGDAWTGNARVNDGKVGFFDFDDFGQGALVLDLGTAAWHLHGENSSQRDHLIDALVSGYEKVRPLSDAERESLPLFVQFAEVRSLRFLAKHCLLGEEMWSEVFRRAMKTFRC